In Puntigrus tetrazona isolate hp1 chromosome 15, ASM1883169v1, whole genome shotgun sequence, the DNA window tctgtagtgctgacagcactgcagtaggctccgttgaacccttgccagcagttgtgctaaagttctttatctatgaagacattgctcctgctcgcattggcctccatcaagagggtaggggacctgcaggctttttcggtcgacgattctgTGCCTTcatacagtttgggctcgcggattcccaggtaccactgaggccacggcccggctacgtgcccaaggttcccactacccccttcagagaccaggtggtgaaccttcaagcgctgccctggaggaggcagacccagccctgacgttgtttgtcccgtccgagcactccgatgctacgttgaccggacacaaagcttcaggacctcagtccagctctcgcttgtcacagaggccggcagaaggggagtgccgcctccaagcagaggatggctcactggatagtggacgccattaccctagcgtaccaagcacagggtatgccctgcccccttcaggttgcgggcacactcagcaagtgttgcatcgtcctgggcggtggctcgtggcacctcgctgacagattgtagagctgcgggctgggcgacccccaacacgattgctagattctatagcctacgtgtggaaccggtatcctcctgtgttctcacctcaaactggtagaagcactgagaggcccggcttcggtcggcttgttaaccgcctccagagcgtccatacagtagaccctgtcgagctcctccattccctcggcagccagatgttgcggagcatccggcgccaggccctctcgatgaatccgtgagaaccggtgagggctgggagccatgtaaagtaccccaagaggactttatgtgtgtatttccacggcatagccttagagccccgtgtttcccggcagaccttctgcccgtctaagagggttcaatcacctccaattttccatatgcaaactgaaatactgtccatatgcgtattcgctccgagacctcctacgggaaggctggacttccgcacgcccctgttcactagaacgtggggcgtttcccagtgttccagtcttacgaatgggtagtgttacaaaagtagctggcttcttgtggttgagcccgcctacgccgatagactgagggggcttgtgggctccacaggacactggaagaggcagcgcccatggcgttttggtagggatcccaattcgtccggtcatccggcgtgactcggagtgaccgactgaaagggaacgtctgattacgtatgtaaccctcgttcccgaagaagggaacggagacgccacgtcccgtcgccacggtgctgcacctctgctgaaggggccgggtcactagctcggctcctcagcgaaaacctgaatatgcgctgcacccgctgcttatttatacacgcgctagctgtgatcagcggcagctggatgcgatccgcatgccaatcttcaattggcttgtttagatacactctaagtagattggtctctcggcgagatcccaaccgcggtcatccgacgtggcgtctccgttccaatcttcagggaacgagggttataatacgtaaccgagacgttagTAGCCTAGTTGAGAAACAAACAGAAGTAAAATAACCAATAAAAGTAAGTTTGTCACTGTAGAAGAGCGTGACAGGAATACAGGAAAAAAGCAAATTGGATTATCGGCTCCACTCTGCTGATCTGATCTTGCCTTGATGAGAGTCCTGTAAAGTTGGAATGACAGACAACCTCAAATTCTTAACACCTGATAGGACTACTTATTCACTTAAATCATatctataaaaaagaaaatggaattCACCTGCGTATCAGAAAGATGGCTATAATAATGAGAATCAGCAGGAGGATGATGGGTAAGATGATCTGGTAGAACACCATAAGAGAGTTACCTGAATTAAGAGAGGTTTGGGAAGAAATCATGACATCTTTTTTGCAGCTTAATCCTGCACAATTCAACCCCTTGAGCTCTGCTGcatttggggattttttttttttactgatatttGCATACCCGAATTTAAAACGGtgcaataattacatattttgaagTGAATGGATAAAAATTGGCTTATTTTACGTAGCCCAAGTTTAACAAACAGGTGATATCATTTTatgataaacacaaataaatgatacaatttttcatttttataaaaaaaaaaaatcattttgaaagtctgttattgaacctttttttttttttttttttttaagtaattaatattgcatgtttaaatgtatttttatggcTTCATTAATGCAGAAAATTATCTCACAGCCtaaaagatattatttttaaatattaggtAAATACATTTCTTGATCATCATGGTTACTCCAAAGAGGAAGTTGGCCATGTCTACAGTTTTGCTGAAATTCTAGAATAACTAAGTGCggataatttgattaaataatttttccGACTCACTGCCGATAAATAACTTCATGCTTCCAGATCGTGATTTCCCGATAGCATTGACTGCCGTACAGTAATACAGTCCTGGGTTCTGAGGCTCAACAGTGAAGTTCTGATGTTCTGACAGTACGGTCGTGTTGTCTTCTTCTCTGTACCATTTGTAGTCGGTGGCAGGAGGATATGCATCTGCACTGCAGGTCAGATGGACTGGAAGCTCCCAATTCCACTGAGTTAAAGTTGTCATGTTATGgactatatttacatttggaGCATCTACAGaatgcagacaaacaaacataaattttCACTAACATTTAGCTTGAGAAAAACAATGATTAAGTAGTTTTATTGATGGAATTGAATGTCACAAGAAATTTGgacatattattcattattattcatatagcAAATTTACGGGATATTCATACCATTAGGTAGATGGAAAGCAAATAATGCAGAAGCATTTTTGCTTCTAAAAGCTGAATTGTGTCAAATAACTAGTAGAAAAGTACTCACATTTCACTTTGATATCTACAGAAGGGgagactgtttttccaatgGAATTATGAACAATGCAGACGTACTGACCAGAGTCAGAGATTTTCAgagatttaaaatgtagtcCATGTTTCTGATCAACAAGCTTTAACTGTCCATTGGTGCGTTTCATCCATTCAAACGAGGACGGAGCAGGACTGGCACGAGCTTCGCATGTAAAGGTCAGCTCACTCCCAAATGTCTGTTCTCCTTTAATACTTGCATTCACATTTTTGGGTGCATCTATATACAGATGATATATAagaaatttaaatcatttaaacgtAGTGATGTTTAAAGTCCTATTAGTTTTTTCACTGTCAAGCAAGATCCCTCAAAAGGACttgaaatttaaattgaaaaaaatgagaTTATTActtacacaaaacatttagctcttttttaatttcatctttTCCCTCTTGATTTTCTGCTTTGCACGTGTACGTTCCTGCGTCTGACTCCGTGACGTTCAAATACACAGTCAGCTTGTTTGCAGATGCAGTGCTGTTTCTTCGAGTGTCCTGAACATGTCTCAGATCACCGAGAGGTCCTGTCACTGTGAGGGCTGACTCGGGAAAGCTTTGAACCTCGCAGACAATGGAGATCACTTCAAACTGTCTTACTTCACTTTTCATGATCAAACTTGGCTCAGACGGACGATCTGCAgagttgaaaagaaaaaagtgacaaaatgaTTGGTCTATCTGAGAAATAATTGACCTTGATTGGTTAAGTCTGATAGAGCAGACTTACAAAGCACATTAACTTCAGTGGTGCGTGATCTTGTACCAATAGTGTTGGTAACATCACATGTGTACTGCCCTGCATGTTGAATGGTCACTTCCTGAATATGTAACAAACTGGTTGTTTTAGATAATTGGACAGAAGACAGTCCAGGTGTGTGTCTccacgtgtatgtgtgtggtttaGGGTCTGCATCAGCTGAACATGTCAAAGTCAGTGGACTGCCCACTTTTACAGAGGTTGTGCCATCTATTTTGATGTTTCTTGGTGAATCTGTGAGAAAAAGACAGGTTTAAATTGAGAAGAATACTGTTACACCCAgtataatataatcaaaatattctTGCAGATTTTGGTAAGACTATGCATAAGCAATTTATGTGAAAGGACTTGGCCTCTAgcatgcttttttaattatatttaaatcatttttcaaaaaaatgactaataattTTAGTATAgagattgattttatatttaacatatttcagGAACATAAGCATATTATTAGTGAAATACTTACACTTTACAGACACTGTAGTTTTATTAGACTCTGCTGTATCAATACCATTATTGGCTTTGCAATGGTAAGATCCTTTGTCATCTGCTTTTACTTTAATGATGCTTAGTGTCTCGCCGGTTTCTTTTAGCTCCTGGTTGTTTTTGTACCATGTAAACTGTGTGACTCGTGGGTTACTTTTTTTCACTAAACACTTAAGTGTCAGATGTTCTCCGTCTTTAAGATCAGTGCTGCCCTGAGGTTCCACTCTGACCTCTTTTGGACCATCTGAAGACACGGGAAATGCATGATTACAAGAAAGAATCATTAGAATAAAGTTGATTTCAGCGAAGTCATTCTGGTTGGTTTTCCATCATCGatttcacataaaatataaaactcacATTTCACATCGATTGCAATAACATCTGATTTGTCTTCTCCATGCTTGTTTTTAGCTTCACAGTAATATTTTCCACTATCTTCTGGTTTCACATTCATTAGTTTCCAGTCAGACTTTTGTTGATACTTTTCTACTTTCTCATTTTTAAACCACGTGAAGCTGACTTCAGGACGACCTCTGCTGGAGCAGGAGAGAGTGACAGAATCTCCTTCCTTCACAATCTCAGGGCTCACTGTTGCTTTTGTCTCTTTAGGGGCAtctagagaagaaaaaaagatgaagtgGACAGCTGGAGATAATAATCACTGACGATTTACAATAAAGTTAAAGTAAACAGTACAGTAAAGATATACAAACTTACTTTCCACAAACAATGTGAGTTTCTTGATCTGCCAGTCGTACTTGCTGTTTGCTGGGCGACAAGACAGAGACCGGTTATCATCCTTATATGTCACATTGAGTTTCATTTTGGTGACCTTTCTtccttcttcttcctctttggTCACTGTGGTCGTATCAGTTGTTGAGGAGGATGTCCATTCCTGCTTTTGTCCTGATGTATGGATGAGCCACTCAGGAGAATGTTCACAGGAACCAAAAGTTGAACAACGAAAAGTAAAATCTTCTGACTCTTTGAGTGGATTCTCCAGTTCTGATGGTTCAATGTGAACCTTACAAGGATTTTCTAAAAAGAATGAGTGAgatcagaaaaaatatttttagatcttACAATTTCAAGTTCTGAGAATGTCAGGATTATGGGATATAAACTCACAGTTTTgacgaaaaaaaaatacaatttctgattttattttttttgtaacaaggATAAAGTTAGAATTAGTAGTcagcattatatttttatattttattttatttcttagtaacatattattcagaaaattacatggtacaaaagctgtcactaggGCAGGACCTTTTCAAAAGCTATAcctttgtacctattaggttcagatatgtacactttaagtactaatatgttcctttaaggtaccaaattGGATCCATTAGGTACAAACATCTCTGAGAgtgagttgttgttttatttatgtgattaaaagccatgtttatttatatttggaGAATTGTGATTGATTATGATACTCATAAGATCCAGTGTCATCCTCATAAAGGCTTCAAATATAGTGTCaggtcagttttattatttaagtgtatttttttgtcccTCTGATCACATTCAGTTTCACCgtttaaaaaacagcagcatggTGCCATTGCCATACAGCGCCATTGAGTGTTTGCATGAAAAACATCCACAGATGAAAAGAAATACAGGCagacatgagggtgattaaatgatgacagaactttcataACAAAACCGCCTTTATCACAGCATAAATCCCATTCAGTAAATTCTTACTCACCTTCAACTTTGAGAACCAGAGCATTACTCATGTACTTTTGGTTTGGACCAATAAGTCTAAAGCTGTAGTTCCCACTGTCAGTCTTTCGTAGATCGGTGatgtttaaatcacattttatccCCTGttcttgtgttgtttgtgatgCTTCATCAGTGATGTATTCCACTCTCTTGGAGTAATCCGGAGACTGGGGACGTTCTTCTGTGTTACTGTATACGATAGTCCCAATAAATTTGCCTTTGTCATAAACTGAATCTTTAAACCACAGCAGTGTATATGTGTACccctttgtttttttgtaagaacAGGGAATGGTCACAGATAACTCTTCATAagttgtttctgtgtttttaggCACTGTTACTAGCTCTGTATCTGAGCCGGTGCAGGAGCCGTGCAGAAGAACTGCAGGAAAAACAACATCAGTGACAGTTATGTATCAATAAATTAGCACAATCGTTTACAAAAATCAACATTCAGTATATAATATGGACAATACACACCAAACAGAAGCAGAGGAATCCCTCCAGGAACCGTCATTCTGCCTGCTGCTAATGAAACAGAGATAGTGCTAGTTTCTACAGAACAAAGTGTGACAGCACTTTTGGTTTTTGTCGTTGTGTGTGggtgaatgtgtgtatttttgtagtACCAGCTGTTAATGAGTCAGTCTGTGTCGACCTCCTGTTTTTGTTCACCTTTGCATGCCTGAAGTGTCATTTTGGAGACATGCAATTTTGCAattacacacacaacaaaaacaattataagtgtgtgtgtgtgtgtgttttagtttcatttatttttattttatttgttatctAATTTTAGTCATTCTCCAATTAAAGTAACGACTCAGGCATACTGCCCCatcaatcaaaatcaaatcattactttttgtttcttaaacAGTTACAGCCTTATATTGTAGAACGTGTTGATGAcacttaacatttttgaaacatttttgattataatGACACATTCTCAtgccaaaaatgttttgtttaaagcacGGTGCTTTTCATGCATGCGCTTAACATTCGAACTGATTATATTAATCTGAGAACTACCAAATGTGCGTACCACagttaaaaaaacccaaaaagttAGTTGAAAAACCCTTTACCTTCAAATTAAATCCGTTGTTCTCAGCGGGTGTCTTCAAAGCGTTCAAATCGAGAAACAAAAGGAGAACTTCACCTATTTCTATTTGCATAGTTCAACTTACAGACATAAAAGAAATGGGCGAAAAGCACACATTTCTAGTGGAGATAAAGAGATATGTTAATTCTGTCGTCTAAGCGTGAAGCTCACTTCCTGTGGCAGTGGTTGGTTCAGTCAAAGCTATTCAGAAATAAACCCTCTGTAATGGAGGTGTCTAATGTGCTCCTAACAGCAGACCAATGCTGcagcaagaaacaaaaaacGTTCAGGATGTTTATGAACATTAATAAGAGAATATAATGTAGTTGAACAATTTACTGAATGGCTAAACCACATCGAACAGGTCTGTGTTCAGCTTAGGCctcaatattatattatagatagTTTCAACTTTCAAGAAAATcgtaaaaatactttattttttaaataattaaacagtgTTTGTTGATGTTGTGGCTTTATATATGGTCAGACACCAATATATAGTCCGACGTCAAAGAAATCAAAAGGTGAACAGAACATCATCACAGCACTTGACAAGAGAGACAttgaaaaaatgatcaaaacatgtTCAAACACCAGTGAAAAGATGAAATCATCCCACCTTTTAATGAAGAAATTGCGGACACAAGAGCAAAGGTGAATTACCAGCCGAAATTGCAGAACAGGTTAGCGCTATAGAGTAGAGCATTCACAAAGCAGAACGGTTGAAGATGAGCACTACAATCGAAGGTCTACAACTATACAGAGTTCCAGAAACAGAAACCAAAATATTTAAGGTCATAGTGAAGGAAACTTTCTAGGGCGTGGTGTCTGAActtgtggaaaaataaaatgagcgAGGCAGAGGATGCAACTCACAGATTAGGTAAATCAGTTATCCGGTCCAGTGAGCAAAAACAATGATTTCCtctaagaaaataaacaaagcttTGGAAAAGGTCTGACGATAGGTTCTGAATGGCTTCTTGAACAGATGCCAcccaaaataaacagtgatcTAACACAATGGTTTTTAAACGTCTTCTTTGAGACCCAcgcattttgcatgtctccctaATTTTGGCCTTCATTTGAACAGTTTCAGGATTTCAGTCACCAGAGAAGCCACCACAATCTTAATAATCTGAAAATTAGAGGATTAGAGGAGAATTATGGAAATTGGTACCAATGCTGGTATCATGTGTCGATACCAAGTTGTTTTGCAGGTTGGTTGCCCTTGGTTTCTGCAGTTGCTTTTCCTTTATTAATGTGTTCTTAAGCAATCTTCCTTGTGTTCTCTCTCTACATCATCATTAATGCAATTTCAGAGGATGCATGAAATGTGGATGTGTTCTTGATGTCCAGGATGTAAATGCTCCTCATAACGTGCTGTGACTGTCACCCGAGAAGCAAGTACAGAGCACTTCTCACAAAGATGAGTTCTGTGTTccattttctttgaatttttctTGCTAGAACTAAAGCAAATGTCAACGGTTTTTGTGGCTGAAACCAATGCGAAGAAATGGTCTGCATTTGTATTTCCTGTATGCTTACTGTAAATCACATGTTCTGGGGTTGGCTTTTACACACACTGAACTGAACTTTTGACTGCTTTGTAAAAGACTGTGCAGTATTGAAATAAAAGGCTAAATCAAACCCAAGTGGTCATGACCATGTAAGAAATTGAAAGACCACAAGAAAAGGTAACAGACTGTACTAGATCCACAAGTCTGGTGGTTGCAGTGCTGGTGTCTTTCTCAGCTTCTACAAGCAGTCTTTTAACTTCAATTTTGCAGACGTCCACAGGTCCTCAGGGCCTTCAACCTGACTGATTCATCGTCCAGTCAAACTGAGATCTGAGCATtcgttaaaattattttgtcaaCTCTCTACTGCAATCTTGGCCTGTTGTAGATCACTGATCACCTTTGGTTTTCACCTTGCAACTGTTTTCTTCAAATTCCACCAAATATTTCCAGAGATTTAGTTTAAGCAGCCAAGCTTAAGCAGATTTGGATGCGAACTCTGGGAGGATTTTCCATGTTTCCATCACCATGTTTCACTCTCTGTACTGTAGGCATCACCATCTTTGTCAAAATGGCCTGATAATTCAAAGAATTTCCACTTCCTGTAGCATCAAAGCACCCCCATAACAAGACAGGCCATGTTTGTCTATAGAAATAGTGTTCTGAACTTCTTTTTAGCTTTTGTAGGTGCTCTTTTGATTTGACTCAACTTTAGCACATGCCTGAGctgaatgcatgtttttgtaagAGCTCAAGCCTAGTCAGTTTAGTTATAAAGTTTGCAAAGGTGTTTTATAAATTTTGTACCATAGCATTCAAATAAGTGTCATAAAAACAGTGGCATGAAATAACTGTGGCATATGCTAGCAGTATTTAACAAATGCTGcagctttaaaacatattaacaaaattgttttaatatatatatatatatatatatatatatatatatatatatatatatatatatatatatatatatatatatatatatatatatatgtgctgttTCTGCAGTTAACActacagacagaaacaaaatTCACAGTCTGTTATAAATGTTCtcactaaatattaaacagcagatAGCATCTCTGATTGATATAACTGAGGCATAGTGATATTAG includes these proteins:
- the si:dkey-24p1.1 gene encoding B-cell receptor CD22 isoform X1 produces the protein MTVPGGIPLLLFVLLHGSCTGSDTELVTVPKNTETTYEELSVTIPCSYKKTKGYTYTLLWFKDSVYDKGKFIGTIVYSNTEERPQSPDYSKRVEYITDEASQTTQEQGIKCDLNITDLRKTDSGNYSFRLIGPNQKYMSNALVLKVEENPCKVHIEPSELENPLKESEDFTFRCSTFGSCEHSPEWLIHTSGQKQEWTSSSTTDTTTVTKEEEEGRKVTKMKLNVTYKDDNRSLSCRPANSKYDWQIKKLTLFVENAPKETKATVSPEIVKEGDSVTLSCSSRGRPEVSFTWFKNEKVEKYQQKSDWKLMNVKPEDSGKYYCEAKNKHGEDKSDVIAIDVKYGPKEVRVEPQGSTDLKDGEHLTLKCLVKKSNPRVTQFTWYKNNQELKETGETLSIIKVKADDKGSYHCKANNGIDTAESNKTTVSVKYSPRNIKIDGTTSVKVGSPLTLTCSADADPKPHTYTWRHTPGLSSVQLSKTTSLLHIQEVTIQHAGQYTCDVTNTIGTRSRTTEVNVLYRPSEPSLIMKSEVRQFEVISIVCEVQSFPESALTVTGPLGDLRHVQDTRRNSTASANKLTVYLNVTESDAGTYTCKAENQEGKDEIKKELNVLYAPKNVNASIKGEQTFGSELTFTCEARASPAPSSFEWMKRTNGQLKLVDQKHGLHFKSLKISDSGQYVCIVHNSIGKTVSPSVDIKVKYAPNVNIVHNMTTLTQWNWELPVHLTCSADAYPPATDYKWYREEDNTTVLSEHQNFTVEPQNPGLYYCTAVNAIGKSRSGSMKLFIGSNSLMVFYQIILPIILLLILIIIAIFLIRRTLIKARSDQQSGADNPICFFPVFLSRSSTVTNLLLLGAHNNTQENLSVESIPDSGYGRVNQSHPTPSSQDPTAAQDFNARPKSNIQTVYAAIKLPKMKHSPKQQKTGYTDNGAATLNYVTLDFKGKNEPEKKVPEGSAVYTVLSKNKQTRNSQSEIPDYENISSACVPKLPFSNMDWESDTSEEDEVNYTAVSCSAKPAVKEPKYNQKKHLSSSSSDDEDRTEYSEIKT
- the si:dkey-24p1.1 gene encoding B-cell receptor CD22 isoform X2, which produces MTVPGGIPLLLFVLLHGSCTGSDTELVTVPKNTETTYEELSVTIPCSYKKTKGYTYTLLWFKDSVYDKGKFIGTIVYSNTEERPQSPDYSKRVEYITDEASQTTQEQGIKCDLNITDLRKTDSGNYSFRLIGPNQKYMSNALVLKVEENPCKVHIEPSELENPLKESEDFTFRCSTFGSCEHSPEWLIHTSGQKQEWTSSSTTDTTTVTKEEEEGRKVTKMKLNVTYKDDNRSLSCRPANSKYDWQIKKLTLFVENAPKETKATVSPEIVKEGDSVTLSCSSRGRPEVSFTWFKNEKVEKYQQKSDWKLMNVKPEDSGKYYCEAKNKHGEDKSDVIAIDVKYGPKEVRVEPQGSTDLKDGEHLTLKCLVKKSNPRVTQFTWYKNNQELKETGETLSIIKVKADDKGSYHCKANNGIDTAESNKTTVSVKYSPRNIKIDGTTSVKVGSPLTLTCSADADPKPHTYTWRHTPGLSSVQLSKTTSLLHIQEVTIQHAGQYTCDVTNTIGTRSRTTEVNVLYRPSEPSLIMKSEVRQFEVISIVCEVQSFPESALTVTGPLGDLRHVQDTRRNSTASANKLTVYLNVTESDAGTYTCKAENQEGKDEIKKELNVLYAPKNVNASIKGEQTFGSELTFTCEARASPAPSSFEWMKRTNGQLKLVDQKHGLHFKSLKISDSGQYVCIVHNSIGKTVSPSVDIKVKYAPNVNIVHNMTTLTQWNWELPVHLTCSADAYPPATDYKWYREEDNTTVLSEHQNFTVEPQNPGLYYCTAVNAIGKSRSGSMKLFIGSNSLMVFYQIILPIILLLILIIIAIFLIRRTLIKGAHNNTQENLSVESIPDSGYGRVNQSHPTPSSQDPTAAQDFNARPKSNIQTVYAAIKLPKMKHSPKQQKTGYTDNGAATLNYVTLDFKGKNEPEKKVPEGSAVYTVLSKNKQTRNSQSEIPDYENISSACVPKLPFSNMDWESDTSEEDEVNYTAVSCSAKPAVKEPKYNQKKHLSSSSSDDEDRTEYSEIKT